One Nerophis lumbriciformis linkage group LG19, RoL_Nlum_v2.1, whole genome shotgun sequence DNA segment encodes these proteins:
- the LOC133619042 gene encoding uncharacterized protein, which translates to MVQERYALVHFFERDEVEVIETKYIILTKSGSREKMNGENWDSDEEVQVPWPLNKAGGRKQSQTKYVARILRFGEDTRELTPYLKAAQDGKDVPLTGDLEYGRGKRNKQPKSWSSDSESKDESDEETLSDRQQKKKRKVSRTVVRYDARAQLEAQLAALGRTSPKDTCTEMESLKKEVLQLREENKSLRDALRVVEGLPGLLMKMDDLSRQATTPSARHPAVDLQIPTTSAIGQSVPSTLVQTTERLSQPPYPSTPTSHRSSPVPFRSPTVTPTQAHLRRVFDYEVDEDGQVDLGYGT; encoded by the exons ATGGTGCAAGAAAGGTATGCCCTTGTTCATTTCTTTGAAAGAGACGAGGTCGAGGTCATCGAGACGAAATATATTATATTAACCAAgagcggttctcgagagaaaatgaatggagaaaattgggacagtgatgaagaagtccaagttccatggccactcaacaaagcaggaggaaggaagcagtcacaaaccaaatacgtggcaagaattctgagatttggtg aagacacacgtgaactgacgccatatttgaaagccgctcaggatggcaaggatgtaccccttactggtgatttggaatatggcagaggcaagagaaacaaacagccaaagtcttggtcatcagacagtgagagcaaggatgaaagtgacgaggagactctatctgacagacagcag aagaaaaagaggaaagtaagCCGTACAGTTGTGAGATATGATGCTCGGGCACAATTGGAGGCCCAACTTGCTGCT ctgggaagaacttcaccgaaagatacatgtacagaaatggaatccctgaagaaggaagtcctccagttgagagaggaaaacaaatcccttcgagatgcattgagggttgttgaag gacTTCCTGGCCTGCTAATGAAGATGGACGACTTATCACGTCAGGCAACAACACCATCAGCTCGACATCCTGCTGTCGATCTGCAGATACCGACAACTTCTGCGATTGGCCAATCCGTACCATCAACATTGGTACAGACTACCGAGAGATTGTCACAGCCACCGTATCCTTCAACGCCAACCAGTCACAGATCTTCGCCAGTGCCATTCAGGTCACCAACTGTGACACCGACACAGGCCCATCTACGGCGGGTGTTTGATTACGAGGTCGATGAGGATGGCCAG GTTGATTTGGGGTATGGG ACCTAA